One Aegilops tauschii subsp. strangulata cultivar AL8/78 chromosome 7, Aet v6.0, whole genome shotgun sequence genomic window carries:
- the LOC109735459 gene encoding stromal cell-derived factor 2-like protein, which produces MAAASFALALVLYLGLDLPEASPSQSYAADSDSAVEISYGSVVKLMHERTKFRLHSHDVPYGSGSGQQSVTSFPNVDDANSYWIVRPQPDTSAKQGHAITPGTIVRLQHMRTRKWLHSHLHASPITGNLEVSCFGGEGESDTGDYWMLEIEGGGKTWRQNQRIRLRHVDTGGYLHSHDRKYTRIAGGQQEVCGVGDKRPDNVWLAAEGVYFPVSQAK; this is translated from the exons ATGGCCGCCGCGTCGTTCGCGCTCGCGCTTGTGCTCTACCTCGGCCTCGACCTCCCCGAGGCGTCGCCGTCGCAGTCCTACGCCGCCGACTCGGACAGCGCTGTGGAG ATTTCCTACGGATCAGTGGTCAAGTTAATGCACGAGAGGACCAAGTTTCGGCTGCATTCCCACGACGTGCCGTATGGATCTGGTAGCGGCCAGCAATCGGTCACCAGCTTCCCAAATGTGGATGACGCCAACAGCTACTGG ATTGTGAGACCTCAACCGGATACTTCAGCAAAACAAGGTCATGCTATAACACCTGGAACAATCGTCAGGCTTCAACATATGAGGACTAGAAAGTGGTTGCACAGCCATCTGCATGCTTCTCCCATTACGGGGAATCTGGAG GTTAGTTGCTTTGGTGGTGAGGGTGAGTCAGATACAGGAGACTATTGGAT GCTTGAGATTGAGGGCGGTGGAAAAACATGGCGTCAAAACCAACGAATTCGGTTGCGCCATGTTGACACTGGTGGCTATCTGCACAGCCATGACAGAAAGTATACCCGCATTGCAGGCGGACAGCAAGAG GTATGCGGTGTTGGCGACAAGCGACCTGACAATGTCTGGCTTGCAGCTGAAGGTGTCTACTTCCCTGTGAGCCAGGCCAAATAG